A single Salmo trutta chromosome 14, fSalTru1.1, whole genome shotgun sequence DNA region contains:
- the LOC115208610 gene encoding E3 ubiquitin/ISG15 ligase TRIM25 isoform X1: MADDMFSLMSLEDELSCSICLCAFNCPVTIPCGHNFCQECLLETWKDNYSCPQCRTHFTTKPVLKKNTVLSTVVETFKMKSNKSDLPSEMGDLIKWDAVKVEPKEMVILCDTCMEAKAFKTCLTCMASFCLEHVRPHHENPVFGAHQLNEPLGDLRDRICPDHHKLMEFYCVQHGRCICGVCLQQVHKGCTFSNPDEQRALQESDLRGKLSLLDGKIDKNQMVISQMSDQQSKLKDSAASRKRALEDDYRQIRELLDRDEREALNTVDREQESGQTKLQNLIKKFNQNIAKLSAAKDGVNSLLSQTQTMAFLQASVDMPAVAALDPYTPKVNLDSKAVAAWHAYSAVLREHLTHVLKQPVEARLQILKPAERFAPPLLPNFYEMGGMPPQGHPRMPRSHSPGAPLRANQKKPPQDSNRERKSDKKRDHKEWKEHKADKNSQKPPNAPRESATPVPHTPRDHPRGQSTEPRPRNREDPGQASVPPSITSAAKRNDLLQYGTVLTLDPKTAHKRISLTENMTMASVSDEPTPYPDGPARFSVCSQVLTSKGFSRGRHYWEVKMSSNNFTGIGLAYNSIDRKGPASRLGRNAQSWCVEWFNVKLSAWHASSETVLQNPNPTRVGVLLDCEEGTATFYNVQDRAYPFHTFVFQFTEAVYPAFWLFSSGSSVSLCKLQS; the protein is encoded by the exons ATGGCCGACGATATGTTTTCCCTCATGAGTCTCGAAGACGAACTGAGCTGTAGCATCTGCCTATGTGCTTTCAACTGTCCGGTGACAATTCCATGTGGACACAACTTTTGCCAAGAGTGTCTCCTAGAAACATGGAAAGACAACTACAGCTGTCCGCAATGCCGGACCCACTTCACCACCAAACCAGTGCTGAAGAAGAACACCGTCCTCAGCACAGTTGTGGAAACGTTCAAAATGAAGTCGAATAAAAGCGACCTCCCCAGTGAGATGGGCGACTTAATTAAGTGGGATGCGGTCAAGGTGGAGCCCAAAGAGATGGTTATCTTGTGTGACACCTGTATGGAAGCCAAAGCATTCAAGACCTGCCTCACCTGTATGGCGTCGTTCTGCCTTGAGCACGTGAGGCCTCATCATGAGAACCCAGTGTTTGGCGCGCATCAGCTGAATGAGCCTCTGGGCGACCTGCGAGACCGTATCTGCCCCGACCACCACAAGCTCATGGAGTTCTACTGTGTCCAACATGGCCGCTGTATCTGTGGTGTCTGTCTGCAGCAGGTGCATAAAGGCTGTACCTTCTCCAACCCTGATGAACAACGGGCACTGCAAGAG TCTGATTTGAGGGGCAAGTTGAGTCTACTGGATGGAAAGATTgacaagaaccagatggtcatcTCTCAGATGAGTGACCAGCAGAGCAAGTTGAAG GACTCTGCAGCCAGCAGGAAGAGAGCACTAGAGGATGACTACCGCCAAATCCGGGAGCTGCTGGACCGTGACGAGCGTGAGGCTCTGAACACCGTGGACCGCGAGCAGGAGAGCGGTCAGACCAAACTCCAGAACCTCATAAAGAAGTTCAACCAGAACATTGCGAAGCTTAGCGCAGCAAAAGATGGCGTCAACAGCCTGCTCAGTCAGACTCAGACCATGGCTTTCCTACAG GCCTCAGTTGACATGCCGGCAGTGGCGGCCCTTGACCCCTATACCCCGAAGGTGAACCTGGACTCTAAGGCCGTGGCAGCCTGGCATGCCTACTCTGCAGTCCTGAGGGAGCATCTCACACATGTACTGAAACAGCCTGTAGAGGCCAGACTGCAGATACtcaaaccag CTGAGAGGTTTGCTCCTCCTCTGCTGCCAAACTTCTATGAAATGG GAGGCATGCCACCACAAGGTCATCCGAGAATGCCTAGATCCCACAGCCCAGGAGCTCCCCTCAGGGCAAACCAGAAGAAGCCTCCACAAGATTCAAACCGAGAGAGAA AGTCAGACAAGAAACGAGATCACAAGGAATGGAAAGAACATAAGGCTGACA AAAATTCCCAAAAGCCACCTAATGCTCCCAGAGAGTCCGCCACTCCTGTTCCACACACACCAAGGGACCACCCCAGAGGACAATCAACAGAACCCAGACCCAGGAACAGGGAGGACCCAG GACAAGCAAGTGTTCCCCCAAGTATCACGTCTGCAGCAAAACGAAATGACCTTCTACAAT ATGGCACCGTTCTCACCCTTGACCCCAAAACGGCCCACAAGCGCATCTCCCTCACAGAGAACATGACCATGGCCTCTGTGTCAGACGAGCCCACCCCTTACCCCGATGGCCCCGCCCGCTTCTCTGTCTGCAGCCAGGTGCTCACTTCCAAGGGCTTCTCCCGCGGCCGCCACTACTGGGAGGTCAAGATGAGCAGCAACAACTTCACCGGCATCGGCCTGGCCTACAACAGCATCGACCGGAAGGGTCCGGCTAGCCGGCTGGGGCGTAACGCCCAGTCCTGGTGCGTGGAGTGGTTCAACGTCAAGCTGTCGGCCTGGCACGCCAGCAGTGAGACTGTACTGCAGAACCCGAATCCGACACGCGTCGGCGTGCTGTTGGATTGCGAAGAGGGAACGGCCACTTTCTATAACGTTCAGGACCGGGCATACCCTTTCCATACGTTTGTGTTCCAGTTCACCGAGGCAGTGTACCCGGCGTTCTGGCTCTTCTCCAGCGGCTCGTCTGTTAGCCTGTGTAAGCTGCAGTCTTAA
- the LOC115208610 gene encoding E3 ubiquitin/ISG15 ligase TRIM25 isoform X3, which translates to MADDMFSLMSLEDELSCSICLCAFNCPVTIPCGHNFCQECLLETWKDNYSCPQCRTHFTTKPVLKKNTVLSTVVETFKMKSNKSDLPSEMGDLIKWDAVKVEPKEMVILCDTCMEAKAFKTCLTCMASFCLEHVRPHHENPVFGAHQLNEPLGDLRDRICPDHHKLMEFYCVQHGRCICGVCLQQVHKGCTFSNPDEQRALQESDLRGKLSLLDGKIDKNQMVISQMSDQQSKLKDSAASRKRALEDDYRQIRELLDRDEREALNTVDREQESGQTKLQNLIKKFNQNIAKLSAAKDGVNSLLSQTQTMAFLQASVDMPAVAALDPYTPKVNLDSKAVAAWHAYSAVLREHLTHVLKQPVEARLQILKPAERFAPPLLPNFYEMGGMPPQGHPRMPRSHSPGAPLRANQKKPPQDSNRERKNSQKPPNAPRESATPVPHTPRDHPRGQSTEPRPRNREDPGQASVPPSITSAAKRNDLLQYGTVLTLDPKTAHKRISLTENMTMASVSDEPTPYPDGPARFSVCSQVLTSKGFSRGRHYWEVKMSSNNFTGIGLAYNSIDRKGPASRLGRNAQSWCVEWFNVKLSAWHASSETVLQNPNPTRVGVLLDCEEGTATFYNVQDRAYPFHTFVFQFTEAVYPAFWLFSSGSSVSLCKLQS; encoded by the exons ATGGCCGACGATATGTTTTCCCTCATGAGTCTCGAAGACGAACTGAGCTGTAGCATCTGCCTATGTGCTTTCAACTGTCCGGTGACAATTCCATGTGGACACAACTTTTGCCAAGAGTGTCTCCTAGAAACATGGAAAGACAACTACAGCTGTCCGCAATGCCGGACCCACTTCACCACCAAACCAGTGCTGAAGAAGAACACCGTCCTCAGCACAGTTGTGGAAACGTTCAAAATGAAGTCGAATAAAAGCGACCTCCCCAGTGAGATGGGCGACTTAATTAAGTGGGATGCGGTCAAGGTGGAGCCCAAAGAGATGGTTATCTTGTGTGACACCTGTATGGAAGCCAAAGCATTCAAGACCTGCCTCACCTGTATGGCGTCGTTCTGCCTTGAGCACGTGAGGCCTCATCATGAGAACCCAGTGTTTGGCGCGCATCAGCTGAATGAGCCTCTGGGCGACCTGCGAGACCGTATCTGCCCCGACCACCACAAGCTCATGGAGTTCTACTGTGTCCAACATGGCCGCTGTATCTGTGGTGTCTGTCTGCAGCAGGTGCATAAAGGCTGTACCTTCTCCAACCCTGATGAACAACGGGCACTGCAAGAG TCTGATTTGAGGGGCAAGTTGAGTCTACTGGATGGAAAGATTgacaagaaccagatggtcatcTCTCAGATGAGTGACCAGCAGAGCAAGTTGAAG GACTCTGCAGCCAGCAGGAAGAGAGCACTAGAGGATGACTACCGCCAAATCCGGGAGCTGCTGGACCGTGACGAGCGTGAGGCTCTGAACACCGTGGACCGCGAGCAGGAGAGCGGTCAGACCAAACTCCAGAACCTCATAAAGAAGTTCAACCAGAACATTGCGAAGCTTAGCGCAGCAAAAGATGGCGTCAACAGCCTGCTCAGTCAGACTCAGACCATGGCTTTCCTACAG GCCTCAGTTGACATGCCGGCAGTGGCGGCCCTTGACCCCTATACCCCGAAGGTGAACCTGGACTCTAAGGCCGTGGCAGCCTGGCATGCCTACTCTGCAGTCCTGAGGGAGCATCTCACACATGTACTGAAACAGCCTGTAGAGGCCAGACTGCAGATACtcaaaccag CTGAGAGGTTTGCTCCTCCTCTGCTGCCAAACTTCTATGAAATGG GAGGCATGCCACCACAAGGTCATCCGAGAATGCCTAGATCCCACAGCCCAGGAGCTCCCCTCAGGGCAAACCAGAAGAAGCCTCCACAAGATTCAAACCGAGAGAGAA AAAATTCCCAAAAGCCACCTAATGCTCCCAGAGAGTCCGCCACTCCTGTTCCACACACACCAAGGGACCACCCCAGAGGACAATCAACAGAACCCAGACCCAGGAACAGGGAGGACCCAG GACAAGCAAGTGTTCCCCCAAGTATCACGTCTGCAGCAAAACGAAATGACCTTCTACAAT ATGGCACCGTTCTCACCCTTGACCCCAAAACGGCCCACAAGCGCATCTCCCTCACAGAGAACATGACCATGGCCTCTGTGTCAGACGAGCCCACCCCTTACCCCGATGGCCCCGCCCGCTTCTCTGTCTGCAGCCAGGTGCTCACTTCCAAGGGCTTCTCCCGCGGCCGCCACTACTGGGAGGTCAAGATGAGCAGCAACAACTTCACCGGCATCGGCCTGGCCTACAACAGCATCGACCGGAAGGGTCCGGCTAGCCGGCTGGGGCGTAACGCCCAGTCCTGGTGCGTGGAGTGGTTCAACGTCAAGCTGTCGGCCTGGCACGCCAGCAGTGAGACTGTACTGCAGAACCCGAATCCGACACGCGTCGGCGTGCTGTTGGATTGCGAAGAGGGAACGGCCACTTTCTATAACGTTCAGGACCGGGCATACCCTTTCCATACGTTTGTGTTCCAGTTCACCGAGGCAGTGTACCCGGCGTTCTGGCTCTTCTCCAGCGGCTCGTCTGTTAGCCTGTGTAAGCTGCAGTCTTAA
- the LOC115208610 gene encoding E3 ubiquitin/ISG15 ligase TRIM25 isoform X4 — MADDMFSLMSLEDELSCSICLCAFNCPVTIPCGHNFCQECLLETWKDNYSCPQCRTHFTTKPVLKKNTVLSTVVETFKMKSNKSDLPSEMGDLIKWDAVKVEPKEMVILCDTCMEAKAFKTCLTCMASFCLEHVRPHHENPVFGAHQLNEPLGDLRDRICPDHHKLMEFYCVQHGRCICGVCLQQVHKGCTFSNPDEQRALQESDLRGKLSLLDGKIDKNQMVISQMSDQQSKLKDSAASRKRALEDDYRQIRELLDRDEREALNTVDREQESGQTKLQNLIKKFNQNIAKLSAAKDGVNSLLSQTQTMAFLQASVDMPAVAALDPYTPKVNLDSKAVAAWHAYSAVLREHLTHVLKQPVEARLQILKPAERFAPPLLPNFYEMGMPPQGHPRMPRSHSPGAPLRANQKKPPQDSNRERKNSQKPPNAPRESATPVPHTPRDHPRGQSTEPRPRNREDPGQASVPPSITSAAKRNDLLQYGTVLTLDPKTAHKRISLTENMTMASVSDEPTPYPDGPARFSVCSQVLTSKGFSRGRHYWEVKMSSNNFTGIGLAYNSIDRKGPASRLGRNAQSWCVEWFNVKLSAWHASSETVLQNPNPTRVGVLLDCEEGTATFYNVQDRAYPFHTFVFQFTEAVYPAFWLFSSGSSVSLCKLQS, encoded by the exons ATGGCCGACGATATGTTTTCCCTCATGAGTCTCGAAGACGAACTGAGCTGTAGCATCTGCCTATGTGCTTTCAACTGTCCGGTGACAATTCCATGTGGACACAACTTTTGCCAAGAGTGTCTCCTAGAAACATGGAAAGACAACTACAGCTGTCCGCAATGCCGGACCCACTTCACCACCAAACCAGTGCTGAAGAAGAACACCGTCCTCAGCACAGTTGTGGAAACGTTCAAAATGAAGTCGAATAAAAGCGACCTCCCCAGTGAGATGGGCGACTTAATTAAGTGGGATGCGGTCAAGGTGGAGCCCAAAGAGATGGTTATCTTGTGTGACACCTGTATGGAAGCCAAAGCATTCAAGACCTGCCTCACCTGTATGGCGTCGTTCTGCCTTGAGCACGTGAGGCCTCATCATGAGAACCCAGTGTTTGGCGCGCATCAGCTGAATGAGCCTCTGGGCGACCTGCGAGACCGTATCTGCCCCGACCACCACAAGCTCATGGAGTTCTACTGTGTCCAACATGGCCGCTGTATCTGTGGTGTCTGTCTGCAGCAGGTGCATAAAGGCTGTACCTTCTCCAACCCTGATGAACAACGGGCACTGCAAGAG TCTGATTTGAGGGGCAAGTTGAGTCTACTGGATGGAAAGATTgacaagaaccagatggtcatcTCTCAGATGAGTGACCAGCAGAGCAAGTTGAAG GACTCTGCAGCCAGCAGGAAGAGAGCACTAGAGGATGACTACCGCCAAATCCGGGAGCTGCTGGACCGTGACGAGCGTGAGGCTCTGAACACCGTGGACCGCGAGCAGGAGAGCGGTCAGACCAAACTCCAGAACCTCATAAAGAAGTTCAACCAGAACATTGCGAAGCTTAGCGCAGCAAAAGATGGCGTCAACAGCCTGCTCAGTCAGACTCAGACCATGGCTTTCCTACAG GCCTCAGTTGACATGCCGGCAGTGGCGGCCCTTGACCCCTATACCCCGAAGGTGAACCTGGACTCTAAGGCCGTGGCAGCCTGGCATGCCTACTCTGCAGTCCTGAGGGAGCATCTCACACATGTACTGAAACAGCCTGTAGAGGCCAGACTGCAGATACtcaaaccag CTGAGAGGTTTGCTCCTCCTCTGCTGCCAAACTTCTATGAAATGG GCATGCCACCACAAGGTCATCCGAGAATGCCTAGATCCCACAGCCCAGGAGCTCCCCTCAGGGCAAACCAGAAGAAGCCTCCACAAGATTCAAACCGAGAGAGAA AAAATTCCCAAAAGCCACCTAATGCTCCCAGAGAGTCCGCCACTCCTGTTCCACACACACCAAGGGACCACCCCAGAGGACAATCAACAGAACCCAGACCCAGGAACAGGGAGGACCCAG GACAAGCAAGTGTTCCCCCAAGTATCACGTCTGCAGCAAAACGAAATGACCTTCTACAAT ATGGCACCGTTCTCACCCTTGACCCCAAAACGGCCCACAAGCGCATCTCCCTCACAGAGAACATGACCATGGCCTCTGTGTCAGACGAGCCCACCCCTTACCCCGATGGCCCCGCCCGCTTCTCTGTCTGCAGCCAGGTGCTCACTTCCAAGGGCTTCTCCCGCGGCCGCCACTACTGGGAGGTCAAGATGAGCAGCAACAACTTCACCGGCATCGGCCTGGCCTACAACAGCATCGACCGGAAGGGTCCGGCTAGCCGGCTGGGGCGTAACGCCCAGTCCTGGTGCGTGGAGTGGTTCAACGTCAAGCTGTCGGCCTGGCACGCCAGCAGTGAGACTGTACTGCAGAACCCGAATCCGACACGCGTCGGCGTGCTGTTGGATTGCGAAGAGGGAACGGCCACTTTCTATAACGTTCAGGACCGGGCATACCCTTTCCATACGTTTGTGTTCCAGTTCACCGAGGCAGTGTACCCGGCGTTCTGGCTCTTCTCCAGCGGCTCGTCTGTTAGCCTGTGTAAGCTGCAGTCTTAA
- the LOC115208610 gene encoding E3 ubiquitin/ISG15 ligase TRIM25 isoform X2, translating to MADDMFSLMSLEDELSCSICLCAFNCPVTIPCGHNFCQECLLETWKDNYSCPQCRTHFTTKPVLKKNTVLSTVVETFKMKSNKSDLPSEMGDLIKWDAVKVEPKEMVILCDTCMEAKAFKTCLTCMASFCLEHVRPHHENPVFGAHQLNEPLGDLRDRICPDHHKLMEFYCVQHGRCICGVCLQQVHKGCTFSNPDEQRALQESDLRGKLSLLDGKIDKNQMVISQMSDQQSKLKDSAASRKRALEDDYRQIRELLDRDEREALNTVDREQESGQTKLQNLIKKFNQNIAKLSAAKDGVNSLLSQTQTMAFLQASVDMPAVAALDPYTPKVNLDSKAVAAWHAYSAVLREHLTHVLKQPVEARLQILKPAERFAPPLLPNFYEMGMPPQGHPRMPRSHSPGAPLRANQKKPPQDSNRERKSDKKRDHKEWKEHKADKNSQKPPNAPRESATPVPHTPRDHPRGQSTEPRPRNREDPGQASVPPSITSAAKRNDLLQYGTVLTLDPKTAHKRISLTENMTMASVSDEPTPYPDGPARFSVCSQVLTSKGFSRGRHYWEVKMSSNNFTGIGLAYNSIDRKGPASRLGRNAQSWCVEWFNVKLSAWHASSETVLQNPNPTRVGVLLDCEEGTATFYNVQDRAYPFHTFVFQFTEAVYPAFWLFSSGSSVSLCKLQS from the exons ATGGCCGACGATATGTTTTCCCTCATGAGTCTCGAAGACGAACTGAGCTGTAGCATCTGCCTATGTGCTTTCAACTGTCCGGTGACAATTCCATGTGGACACAACTTTTGCCAAGAGTGTCTCCTAGAAACATGGAAAGACAACTACAGCTGTCCGCAATGCCGGACCCACTTCACCACCAAACCAGTGCTGAAGAAGAACACCGTCCTCAGCACAGTTGTGGAAACGTTCAAAATGAAGTCGAATAAAAGCGACCTCCCCAGTGAGATGGGCGACTTAATTAAGTGGGATGCGGTCAAGGTGGAGCCCAAAGAGATGGTTATCTTGTGTGACACCTGTATGGAAGCCAAAGCATTCAAGACCTGCCTCACCTGTATGGCGTCGTTCTGCCTTGAGCACGTGAGGCCTCATCATGAGAACCCAGTGTTTGGCGCGCATCAGCTGAATGAGCCTCTGGGCGACCTGCGAGACCGTATCTGCCCCGACCACCACAAGCTCATGGAGTTCTACTGTGTCCAACATGGCCGCTGTATCTGTGGTGTCTGTCTGCAGCAGGTGCATAAAGGCTGTACCTTCTCCAACCCTGATGAACAACGGGCACTGCAAGAG TCTGATTTGAGGGGCAAGTTGAGTCTACTGGATGGAAAGATTgacaagaaccagatggtcatcTCTCAGATGAGTGACCAGCAGAGCAAGTTGAAG GACTCTGCAGCCAGCAGGAAGAGAGCACTAGAGGATGACTACCGCCAAATCCGGGAGCTGCTGGACCGTGACGAGCGTGAGGCTCTGAACACCGTGGACCGCGAGCAGGAGAGCGGTCAGACCAAACTCCAGAACCTCATAAAGAAGTTCAACCAGAACATTGCGAAGCTTAGCGCAGCAAAAGATGGCGTCAACAGCCTGCTCAGTCAGACTCAGACCATGGCTTTCCTACAG GCCTCAGTTGACATGCCGGCAGTGGCGGCCCTTGACCCCTATACCCCGAAGGTGAACCTGGACTCTAAGGCCGTGGCAGCCTGGCATGCCTACTCTGCAGTCCTGAGGGAGCATCTCACACATGTACTGAAACAGCCTGTAGAGGCCAGACTGCAGATACtcaaaccag CTGAGAGGTTTGCTCCTCCTCTGCTGCCAAACTTCTATGAAATGG GCATGCCACCACAAGGTCATCCGAGAATGCCTAGATCCCACAGCCCAGGAGCTCCCCTCAGGGCAAACCAGAAGAAGCCTCCACAAGATTCAAACCGAGAGAGAA AGTCAGACAAGAAACGAGATCACAAGGAATGGAAAGAACATAAGGCTGACA AAAATTCCCAAAAGCCACCTAATGCTCCCAGAGAGTCCGCCACTCCTGTTCCACACACACCAAGGGACCACCCCAGAGGACAATCAACAGAACCCAGACCCAGGAACAGGGAGGACCCAG GACAAGCAAGTGTTCCCCCAAGTATCACGTCTGCAGCAAAACGAAATGACCTTCTACAAT ATGGCACCGTTCTCACCCTTGACCCCAAAACGGCCCACAAGCGCATCTCCCTCACAGAGAACATGACCATGGCCTCTGTGTCAGACGAGCCCACCCCTTACCCCGATGGCCCCGCCCGCTTCTCTGTCTGCAGCCAGGTGCTCACTTCCAAGGGCTTCTCCCGCGGCCGCCACTACTGGGAGGTCAAGATGAGCAGCAACAACTTCACCGGCATCGGCCTGGCCTACAACAGCATCGACCGGAAGGGTCCGGCTAGCCGGCTGGGGCGTAACGCCCAGTCCTGGTGCGTGGAGTGGTTCAACGTCAAGCTGTCGGCCTGGCACGCCAGCAGTGAGACTGTACTGCAGAACCCGAATCCGACACGCGTCGGCGTGCTGTTGGATTGCGAAGAGGGAACGGCCACTTTCTATAACGTTCAGGACCGGGCATACCCTTTCCATACGTTTGTGTTCCAGTTCACCGAGGCAGTGTACCCGGCGTTCTGGCTCTTCTCCAGCGGCTCGTCTGTTAGCCTGTGTAAGCTGCAGTCTTAA